A DNA window from Linepithema humile isolate Giens D197 chromosome 6, Lhum_UNIL_v1.0, whole genome shotgun sequence contains the following coding sequences:
- the LOC105673208 gene encoding odorant receptor Or2-like isoform X4: protein MADTLITHGMCCFVTIHKRTNKTRSSCTIYYVQSGCDMHSSKHSCVHTSFSNLRQDIYVWITKDKEWKILKLKDEIEIMEKYAKNGRRYIIFYAAYVYFTAVGCVIATLMPQFFDLIKPLNQSRPVILLYPAEYFVDVNNNFTYIFMHMTIALQFALLVLIAADSMFICYTEYANGLFAIIGYRFQYLLYKYSTGNILCQNLTLYKSNNIYQETLVDTIQMHLRAINFVKLLESTYTVPFAITLGLNTIIMSCTLLQIVLVSEQTEEVVKYLVYVFAQIFHLFCISFQGQKIIDGSIRVTDKIYNGLWYMMPAKSQKNLLIPLRRCLEPCRLSAGKIYVFSLRSFTTVMQTSMSYFTVLSSFQ, encoded by the exons ATGGCAGATACTTTGATTACACATGGGATGTGCTGTTTCGTTACTATTCATAAAAGGACGAACAAAACTAGAAGca gTTGCACAATTTATTACGTGCAATCGGGATGTGATATGCATTCTTCAAAACACTCCTGTGTTCATACTTCATTCAGTAATTTACGTCAAGATATATACGTATGGATTACAAAAGACAAAG aatggaaaatattaaaattgaaggatgaaatagaaattatgGAAAAGTATGCAAAGAATGGCAgacgatatattatattttatgctg CGTACGTATATTTTACTGCGGTTGGTTGCGTTATCGCAACTTTAATGCCGCAATTTTTCGATTTGATAAAGCCACTGAATCAAAGCAGACCTGTGATACTTCTGTACCCAGCGGAATACTTTGTCGATGTAAACAACAactttacttatatttttatgcacatgACAATAGCACTTCAATTCGCTTTGCTGGTATTAATCGCGGCGGATAGTATGttcatttgttacactgaATATGCCAATGGACTTTTTGCTATTATCGG atatCGATTCcaatacttattatataaatatagtacAGGAAACATTTTATGCCAAAATCTcactttatataaatcaaataatatatatcaggAAACCCTCGTGGACACCATACAAATGCATTTGCGAGctataaa tTTTGTGAAGCTCCTTGAATCTACTTACACGGTGCCTTTTGCGATTACATTGGGACTAAATACGATTATCATGAGTTGTACTTTGCTACAA ATAGTACTGGTATCGGAACAAACAGAAGAAGTGGTAAAATATTTGGTTTACGTATTCGCACAAATCTTTCACTTATTTTGCATCAGCTTTCAAGGACAAAAAATCATAGATGGTAGCATAAGAGTTACtgataaaat ATATAATGGATTATGGTACATGATGCCAGcaaaatcgcaaaaaaatttgctgaTTCCATTGCGGAGGTGTTTAGAACCGTGCCGTTTATCTGCTGGAAAGATTTATGTCTTTTCCTTACGGAGCTTTACAACG GTTATGCAAACATCTATGTCCTATTTTACAGTGTTATCgtcttttcaataa
- the LOC105673208 gene encoding odorant receptor Or2-like isoform X3 — protein MGCAVSLLFIKGRTKLEAVAQFITCNRDVICILQNTPVFILHSVIYVKIYTYGLQKTKIKTLLELMFAEWKILKLKDEIEIMEKYAKNGRRYIIFYAAYVYFTAVGCVIATLMPQFFDLIKPLNQSRPVILLYPAEYFVDVNNNFTYIFMHMTIALQFALLVLIAADSMFICYTEYANGLFAIIGYRFQYLLYKYSTGNILCQNLTLYKSNNIYQETLVDTIQMHLRAINFVKLLESTYTVPFAITLGLNTIIMSCTLLQIVLVSEQTEEVVKYLVYVFAQIFHLFCISFQGQKIIDGSIRVTDKIYNGLWYMMPAKSQKNLLIPLRRCLEPCRLSAGKIYVFSLRSFTTVMQTSMSYFTVLSSFQ, from the exons ATGGGATGTGCTGTTTCGTTACTATTCATAAAAGGACGAACAAAACTAGAAGca gTTGCACAATTTATTACGTGCAATCGGGATGTGATATGCATTCTTCAAAACACTCCTGTGTTCATACTTCATTCAGTAATTTACGTCAAGATATATACGTATGGATTACAAAAGACAAAG ataaagaCTCTCTTAGAATTAATGTTTGCAgaatggaaaatattaaaattgaaggatgaaatagaaattatgGAAAAGTATGCAAAGAATGGCAgacgatatattatattttatgctg CGTACGTATATTTTACTGCGGTTGGTTGCGTTATCGCAACTTTAATGCCGCAATTTTTCGATTTGATAAAGCCACTGAATCAAAGCAGACCTGTGATACTTCTGTACCCAGCGGAATACTTTGTCGATGTAAACAACAactttacttatatttttatgcacatgACAATAGCACTTCAATTCGCTTTGCTGGTATTAATCGCGGCGGATAGTATGttcatttgttacactgaATATGCCAATGGACTTTTTGCTATTATCGG atatCGATTCcaatacttattatataaatatagtacAGGAAACATTTTATGCCAAAATCTcactttatataaatcaaataatatatatcaggAAACCCTCGTGGACACCATACAAATGCATTTGCGAGctataaa tTTTGTGAAGCTCCTTGAATCTACTTACACGGTGCCTTTTGCGATTACATTGGGACTAAATACGATTATCATGAGTTGTACTTTGCTACAA ATAGTACTGGTATCGGAACAAACAGAAGAAGTGGTAAAATATTTGGTTTACGTATTCGCACAAATCTTTCACTTATTTTGCATCAGCTTTCAAGGACAAAAAATCATAGATGGTAGCATAAGAGTTACtgataaaat ATATAATGGATTATGGTACATGATGCCAGcaaaatcgcaaaaaaatttgctgaTTCCATTGCGGAGGTGTTTAGAACCGTGCCGTTTATCTGCTGGAAAGATTTATGTCTTTTCCTTACGGAGCTTTACAACG GTTATGCAAACATCTATGTCCTATTTTACAGTGTTATCgtcttttcaataa
- the LOC105673208 gene encoding odorant receptor Or2-like isoform X7, translating to MHSSKHSCVHTSFSNLRQDIYVWITKDKEWKILKLKDEIEIMEKYAKNGRRYIIFYAAYVYFTAVGCVIATLMPQFFDLIKPLNQSRPVILLYPAEYFVDVNNNFTYIFMHMTIALQFALLVLIAADSMFICYTEYANGLFAIIGYRFQYLLYKYSTGNILCQNLTLYKSNNIYQETLVDTIQMHLRAINFVKLLESTYTVPFAITLGLNTIIMSCTLLQIVLVSEQTEEVVKYLVYVFAQIFHLFCISFQGQKIIDGSIRVTDKIYNGLWYMMPAKSQKNLLIPLRRCLEPCRLSAGKIYVFSLRSFTTVMQTSMSYFTVLSSFQ from the exons ATGCATTCTTCAAAACACTCCTGTGTTCATACTTCATTCAGTAATTTACGTCAAGATATATACGTATGGATTACAAAAGACAAAG aatggaaaatattaaaattgaaggatgaaatagaaattatgGAAAAGTATGCAAAGAATGGCAgacgatatattatattttatgctg CGTACGTATATTTTACTGCGGTTGGTTGCGTTATCGCAACTTTAATGCCGCAATTTTTCGATTTGATAAAGCCACTGAATCAAAGCAGACCTGTGATACTTCTGTACCCAGCGGAATACTTTGTCGATGTAAACAACAactttacttatatttttatgcacatgACAATAGCACTTCAATTCGCTTTGCTGGTATTAATCGCGGCGGATAGTATGttcatttgttacactgaATATGCCAATGGACTTTTTGCTATTATCGG atatCGATTCcaatacttattatataaatatagtacAGGAAACATTTTATGCCAAAATCTcactttatataaatcaaataatatatatcaggAAACCCTCGTGGACACCATACAAATGCATTTGCGAGctataaa tTTTGTGAAGCTCCTTGAATCTACTTACACGGTGCCTTTTGCGATTACATTGGGACTAAATACGATTATCATGAGTTGTACTTTGCTACAA ATAGTACTGGTATCGGAACAAACAGAAGAAGTGGTAAAATATTTGGTTTACGTATTCGCACAAATCTTTCACTTATTTTGCATCAGCTTTCAAGGACAAAAAATCATAGATGGTAGCATAAGAGTTACtgataaaat ATATAATGGATTATGGTACATGATGCCAGcaaaatcgcaaaaaaatttgctgaTTCCATTGCGGAGGTGTTTAGAACCGTGCCGTTTATCTGCTGGAAAGATTTATGTCTTTTCCTTACGGAGCTTTACAACG GTTATGCAAACATCTATGTCCTATTTTACAGTGTTATCgtcttttcaataa
- the LOC105673208 gene encoding odorant receptor Or2-like isoform X1 codes for MDFHTHSYYKINEYFLSAAGIWPYQTRRRKMLLCFISTFAVLSIQAAQVAQFITCNRDVICILQNTPVFILHSVIYVKIYTYGLQKTKIKTLLELMFAEWKILKLKDEIEIMEKYAKNGRRYIIFYAAYVYFTAVGCVIATLMPQFFDLIKPLNQSRPVILLYPAEYFVDVNNNFTYIFMHMTIALQFALLVLIAADSMFICYTEYANGLFAIIGYRFQYLLYKYSTGNILCQNLTLYKSNNIYQETLVDTIQMHLRAINFVKLLESTYTVPFAITLGLNTIIMSCTLLQIVLVSEQTEEVVKYLVYVFAQIFHLFCISFQGQKIIDGSIRVTDKIYNGLWYMMPAKSQKNLLIPLRRCLEPCRLSAGKIYVFSLRSFTTVMQTSMSYFTVLSSFQ; via the exons ATGGATTTCCACACACATAGttactataaaataaacgaataCTTTTTGTCCGCCGCTGGCATTTGGCCTTACCAAACGAGGAggagaaaaatgttattatgttTCATATCGACATTCGCTGTATTATCCATACAAGCCGCACAG gTTGCACAATTTATTACGTGCAATCGGGATGTGATATGCATTCTTCAAAACACTCCTGTGTTCATACTTCATTCAGTAATTTACGTCAAGATATATACGTATGGATTACAAAAGACAAAG ataaagaCTCTCTTAGAATTAATGTTTGCAgaatggaaaatattaaaattgaaggatgaaatagaaattatgGAAAAGTATGCAAAGAATGGCAgacgatatattatattttatgctg CGTACGTATATTTTACTGCGGTTGGTTGCGTTATCGCAACTTTAATGCCGCAATTTTTCGATTTGATAAAGCCACTGAATCAAAGCAGACCTGTGATACTTCTGTACCCAGCGGAATACTTTGTCGATGTAAACAACAactttacttatatttttatgcacatgACAATAGCACTTCAATTCGCTTTGCTGGTATTAATCGCGGCGGATAGTATGttcatttgttacactgaATATGCCAATGGACTTTTTGCTATTATCGG atatCGATTCcaatacttattatataaatatagtacAGGAAACATTTTATGCCAAAATCTcactttatataaatcaaataatatatatcaggAAACCCTCGTGGACACCATACAAATGCATTTGCGAGctataaa tTTTGTGAAGCTCCTTGAATCTACTTACACGGTGCCTTTTGCGATTACATTGGGACTAAATACGATTATCATGAGTTGTACTTTGCTACAA ATAGTACTGGTATCGGAACAAACAGAAGAAGTGGTAAAATATTTGGTTTACGTATTCGCACAAATCTTTCACTTATTTTGCATCAGCTTTCAAGGACAAAAAATCATAGATGGTAGCATAAGAGTTACtgataaaat ATATAATGGATTATGGTACATGATGCCAGcaaaatcgcaaaaaaatttgctgaTTCCATTGCGGAGGTGTTTAGAACCGTGCCGTTTATCTGCTGGAAAGATTTATGTCTTTTCCTTACGGAGCTTTACAACG GTTATGCAAACATCTATGTCCTATTTTACAGTGTTATCgtcttttcaataa
- the LOC105673208 gene encoding odorant receptor Or2-like isoform X5, whose protein sequence is MFHIDIRCIIHTSRTGCTIYYVQSGCDMHSSKHSCVHTSFSNLRQDIYVWITKDKEWKILKLKDEIEIMEKYAKNGRRYIIFYAAYVYFTAVGCVIATLMPQFFDLIKPLNQSRPVILLYPAEYFVDVNNNFTYIFMHMTIALQFALLVLIAADSMFICYTEYANGLFAIIGYRFQYLLYKYSTGNILCQNLTLYKSNNIYQETLVDTIQMHLRAINFVKLLESTYTVPFAITLGLNTIIMSCTLLQIVLVSEQTEEVVKYLVYVFAQIFHLFCISFQGQKIIDGSIRVTDKIYNGLWYMMPAKSQKNLLIPLRRCLEPCRLSAGKIYVFSLRSFTTVMQTSMSYFTVLSSFQ, encoded by the exons atgttTCATATCGACATTCGCTGTATTATCCATACAAGCCGCACAG gTTGCACAATTTATTACGTGCAATCGGGATGTGATATGCATTCTTCAAAACACTCCTGTGTTCATACTTCATTCAGTAATTTACGTCAAGATATATACGTATGGATTACAAAAGACAAAG aatggaaaatattaaaattgaaggatgaaatagaaattatgGAAAAGTATGCAAAGAATGGCAgacgatatattatattttatgctg CGTACGTATATTTTACTGCGGTTGGTTGCGTTATCGCAACTTTAATGCCGCAATTTTTCGATTTGATAAAGCCACTGAATCAAAGCAGACCTGTGATACTTCTGTACCCAGCGGAATACTTTGTCGATGTAAACAACAactttacttatatttttatgcacatgACAATAGCACTTCAATTCGCTTTGCTGGTATTAATCGCGGCGGATAGTATGttcatttgttacactgaATATGCCAATGGACTTTTTGCTATTATCGG atatCGATTCcaatacttattatataaatatagtacAGGAAACATTTTATGCCAAAATCTcactttatataaatcaaataatatatatcaggAAACCCTCGTGGACACCATACAAATGCATTTGCGAGctataaa tTTTGTGAAGCTCCTTGAATCTACTTACACGGTGCCTTTTGCGATTACATTGGGACTAAATACGATTATCATGAGTTGTACTTTGCTACAA ATAGTACTGGTATCGGAACAAACAGAAGAAGTGGTAAAATATTTGGTTTACGTATTCGCACAAATCTTTCACTTATTTTGCATCAGCTTTCAAGGACAAAAAATCATAGATGGTAGCATAAGAGTTACtgataaaat ATATAATGGATTATGGTACATGATGCCAGcaaaatcgcaaaaaaatttgctgaTTCCATTGCGGAGGTGTTTAGAACCGTGCCGTTTATCTGCTGGAAAGATTTATGTCTTTTCCTTACGGAGCTTTACAACG GTTATGCAAACATCTATGTCCTATTTTACAGTGTTATCgtcttttcaataa
- the LOC105673208 gene encoding odorant receptor Or2-like isoform X6 — MADTLITHGMCCFVTIHKRTNKTRSSCTIYYVQSGCDMHSSKHSCVHTSFSNLRQDIYVWITKDKAYVYFTAVGCVIATLMPQFFDLIKPLNQSRPVILLYPAEYFVDVNNNFTYIFMHMTIALQFALLVLIAADSMFICYTEYANGLFAIIGYRFQYLLYKYSTGNILCQNLTLYKSNNIYQETLVDTIQMHLRAINFVKLLESTYTVPFAITLGLNTIIMSCTLLQIVLVSEQTEEVVKYLVYVFAQIFHLFCISFQGQKIIDGSIRVTDKIYNGLWYMMPAKSQKNLLIPLRRCLEPCRLSAGKIYVFSLRSFTTVMQTSMSYFTVLSSFQ; from the exons ATGGCAGATACTTTGATTACACATGGGATGTGCTGTTTCGTTACTATTCATAAAAGGACGAACAAAACTAGAAGca gTTGCACAATTTATTACGTGCAATCGGGATGTGATATGCATTCTTCAAAACACTCCTGTGTTCATACTTCATTCAGTAATTTACGTCAAGATATATACGTATGGATTACAAAAGACAAAG CGTACGTATATTTTACTGCGGTTGGTTGCGTTATCGCAACTTTAATGCCGCAATTTTTCGATTTGATAAAGCCACTGAATCAAAGCAGACCTGTGATACTTCTGTACCCAGCGGAATACTTTGTCGATGTAAACAACAactttacttatatttttatgcacatgACAATAGCACTTCAATTCGCTTTGCTGGTATTAATCGCGGCGGATAGTATGttcatttgttacactgaATATGCCAATGGACTTTTTGCTATTATCGG atatCGATTCcaatacttattatataaatatagtacAGGAAACATTTTATGCCAAAATCTcactttatataaatcaaataatatatatcaggAAACCCTCGTGGACACCATACAAATGCATTTGCGAGctataaa tTTTGTGAAGCTCCTTGAATCTACTTACACGGTGCCTTTTGCGATTACATTGGGACTAAATACGATTATCATGAGTTGTACTTTGCTACAA ATAGTACTGGTATCGGAACAAACAGAAGAAGTGGTAAAATATTTGGTTTACGTATTCGCACAAATCTTTCACTTATTTTGCATCAGCTTTCAAGGACAAAAAATCATAGATGGTAGCATAAGAGTTACtgataaaat ATATAATGGATTATGGTACATGATGCCAGcaaaatcgcaaaaaaatttgctgaTTCCATTGCGGAGGTGTTTAGAACCGTGCCGTTTATCTGCTGGAAAGATTTATGTCTTTTCCTTACGGAGCTTTACAACG GTTATGCAAACATCTATGTCCTATTTTACAGTGTTATCgtcttttcaataa
- the LOC105673208 gene encoding odorant receptor Or2-like isoform X2, with product MADTLITHGMCCFVTIHKRTNKTRSSKKNINLVVAQFITCNRDVICILQNTPVFILHSVIYVKIYTYGLQKTKIKTLLELMFAEWKILKLKDEIEIMEKYAKNGRRYIIFYAAYVYFTAVGCVIATLMPQFFDLIKPLNQSRPVILLYPAEYFVDVNNNFTYIFMHMTIALQFALLVLIAADSMFICYTEYANGLFAIIGYRFQYLLYKYSTGNILCQNLTLYKSNNIYQETLVDTIQMHLRAINFVKLLESTYTVPFAITLGLNTIIMSCTLLQIVLVSEQTEEVVKYLVYVFAQIFHLFCISFQGQKIIDGSIRVTDKIYNGLWYMMPAKSQKNLLIPLRRCLEPCRLSAGKIYVFSLRSFTTVMQTSMSYFTVLSSFQ from the exons ATGGCAGATACTTTGATTACACATGGGATGTGCTGTTTCGTTACTATTCATAAAAGGACGAACAAAACTAGAAGcagtaagaaaaatataaatttagtt gTTGCACAATTTATTACGTGCAATCGGGATGTGATATGCATTCTTCAAAACACTCCTGTGTTCATACTTCATTCAGTAATTTACGTCAAGATATATACGTATGGATTACAAAAGACAAAG ataaagaCTCTCTTAGAATTAATGTTTGCAgaatggaaaatattaaaattgaaggatgaaatagaaattatgGAAAAGTATGCAAAGAATGGCAgacgatatattatattttatgctg CGTACGTATATTTTACTGCGGTTGGTTGCGTTATCGCAACTTTAATGCCGCAATTTTTCGATTTGATAAAGCCACTGAATCAAAGCAGACCTGTGATACTTCTGTACCCAGCGGAATACTTTGTCGATGTAAACAACAactttacttatatttttatgcacatgACAATAGCACTTCAATTCGCTTTGCTGGTATTAATCGCGGCGGATAGTATGttcatttgttacactgaATATGCCAATGGACTTTTTGCTATTATCGG atatCGATTCcaatacttattatataaatatagtacAGGAAACATTTTATGCCAAAATCTcactttatataaatcaaataatatatatcaggAAACCCTCGTGGACACCATACAAATGCATTTGCGAGctataaa tTTTGTGAAGCTCCTTGAATCTACTTACACGGTGCCTTTTGCGATTACATTGGGACTAAATACGATTATCATGAGTTGTACTTTGCTACAA ATAGTACTGGTATCGGAACAAACAGAAGAAGTGGTAAAATATTTGGTTTACGTATTCGCACAAATCTTTCACTTATTTTGCATCAGCTTTCAAGGACAAAAAATCATAGATGGTAGCATAAGAGTTACtgataaaat ATATAATGGATTATGGTACATGATGCCAGcaaaatcgcaaaaaaatttgctgaTTCCATTGCGGAGGTGTTTAGAACCGTGCCGTTTATCTGCTGGAAAGATTTATGTCTTTTCCTTACGGAGCTTTACAACG GTTATGCAAACATCTATGTCCTATTTTACAGTGTTATCgtcttttcaataa